cacacacacacacacacacaactgcacacTGCTGTATATAATACGCAAGAAAGTTGAACACATTGTGCACGGCTGTGTAGCGTCATCTCAGTTTGTTCTTTTTCCATTGTAGAGTCGTGTTGAAAGTGGCAGGGTGAAGCTGACCTCAGGGCATCACAGGGCCATGTGGTGGATCGATGGCTTCAAACTCGAGCCCTAGTTTACATCAGCATTGAAATAGTGTCAGCGACGTGCAGTGGGATCTCATCTGTCTTCAAAGGACGACAAATGAGCACCCATGTCTCCACGAATGACTCTGCCCTCTTGTAATGGCTTAATGCTGAAGCACCTGAGACCAGGACTCTAGAAAACATGTGAGTTAAGcagttttattgcttttcaGACTTTCCATTTGATGAAAGACCAACAAACTACTAATGTGTTTCTTTAATAATTGacagatgataataataataatgtgacagAAGATGGGGGATTGGAACTTATTAGGGAGTATTTTAGAAGAGGTCCACATTCATTCCACCATTGTGGGGAAGATCTGGCTCACCATCCTCTTTATTTTCCGGATGCTCGTACTTGGCGTGGCGGCTGAGGACGTCTGGGATGACGAGCAGAGTGAGTTTGTTTGCAACACAGAGCAACCAGGCTGTAAAAATGTCTGTTATGACCAGGCTTTTCCCATCTCCCTCATCCGGTACTGGGTCCTGCAGATCATCTTTGTGTCCTCTCCGTCTCTGGTCTACATGGGGCACGCGTTGTATCGTTTGAGGACTCTTGAGAAGGAGAGGCATAGGAAGAAAGCCTGTCTGAAAGCTGAGCTGGAGGGGACTGACGCCGTCCAGGAGGAACACAAGAGGATTGAGCGAGAGCTTAGAAAACTAGACGAACAGAAGAAAGTGAGGAAAGCTCCCCTTAGAGGCTCCTTGCTGCGCACATATGTTTTCCATATCTTAACCAGGTCCGTGGTGGAGGTGGGCTTCATTATAGGTCAGTGTGCCCTGTACGGCATTGGACTGTCTCCTCTGTACAAATGTGAGAGGCTGCCTTGCCCCAACAGCGTCGACTGTTTCGTGTCGCGGCCGACAGAGAAGAACATTTTCATGGTTTTCATGTTGGTTATTGCAGGAGTGTCTTTATTTCTCAATCTGCTGGAGATTTTCCATCTGGGggtaaagaaaatcaaacaaagctTGTATGGATACAAATATGGAGACGATGACAGCGTGTACAGGTCGAAGAAAAACTCCATGGTGCAGCAGGTTTGTGTGCTCACTAACTCGTCACCACAGAGGTTGATGCAGCTCACACAGATGACCTGCTCTGTCGTGCCCGATGCTCACGGAGAGGCTCTGCCTTTGAATTTGCCCCCAACGACTCAGAATCAGATGGCGTCCAACAGCTACAACAGGCCGTCTGCACAGGCGTACTTGCCTGACATCCAGGGTCTACAGCAGCGTTACACTTTGGACAGAAAGCCGTCGTGCAGCAGTAATGACACAAACGGACCTCATGGCTCAGGCCAGCTTCAGTACGCGGGGCCTCGACCCACGCTCACGGCTGGCCACATGGAGATCCCAGCAGCCCTGAGGAACCCgcagaggaagcagagcagagtgagTGGCTGTAAGGAGCTCAGTGACATGAGTGACTCTTCGCAGAGCGACCACTACCCCACAACCAGGAAGTGCAGTTTTATGTCCCGAGGACTGTCAGAGGGCATGCTGGCCACTCCGTCTGACAGCTGTGACTCTCAGGGAGCAACAGACCTTGAGGCCCAGCACCTCAACAAGGGAGAGAGTCCAGTGGTGACGCCTCCCACCAGTGGAAGGAGGATGTCCATGGTGAGTACAGAAAATCATCTTTCAGCCATCCTTTATCTGGAATACCAAAAGCAACACATTTCGCCATTGACTATCGAATGAGTATAATTGAATATATTAATGAAGCACTACAGTCCATTTAAAGTGTAACTTCACACCAGGCTGAAAAGCTTTCTAAAGTTTCACTTTAGATTTACAATACCTAAGTGAAAGCAAATCAAACCAAGAAATAAAGTGAATGCAATTACATGTTGTCATATGTAATTCCTTTTTATGTATGGCTGCTTGTGTTAGAGACACTAAGCTCTGCCCCCAGGCCGTGACTGGACGGATGAatacttttaattgtttttcatcGACAACACTACCGTGGTCGGGGGGTGTTTCACCGGGCACACATCAAAATGCCTCTGGATGCAATTGGATAGACCTACAGTCAGAGCAACAAAACATGTGCCATTTTGATTGTTTATGGAAATACCACAACAGTGGTTTGCATATAATACTACCAGGTCTATGTTGCCCTTTGGTGCACAACTAAAATCAAATCAcaatacagaaaataaagaaggGTACATTTCAATGTGGCATGCACAATACGTGTCAGAATGAAACAAATATACATTTGGTTATCAAAGAAAGCTCAATTATTACCCCTTTACTATATGTTAACCatttaattatgataaattcatatatgaaaaaatatacatataacaACGTGTATCGTATTTCACTTTGATGGTTGGTTTATTTTGACTAGGCATTTGAAAACTTCCATATTCACTACCCTGTCCGGTTGAAAGCGAGTGATTGGTTGTAGTAAGAGGTGTGCTGTATAgcacctgtaaccacacccacTAGTGATGTAATAGTGTACTGACACACCTGTACATCATTGCAGCAAGGTGAGTAGTTAAACCACAGgaggtcagaaaaaaaaaaggttttcagcCACTTATCTGCTGTAAAGTGTTGATGCAtcaagataaaaatgaaaaaataaacaaaacaaaatctcagATCATCCCAGTATGTATCTCCAGTGGGAAAGTCCTTCTATATACCTTAAGGTTACAATGGTAACCCGGTTCTCTGAGAACCGACGGAGGTATCTCATTATGGGAAGCACCTACTCTGTCTGGAGACAGACCAATCATCTTGAAATGCACGGGCCCTCCTGCCCATGGCGACCCACTCTGCATTCTCAAGCGTATTTTCTTCCACGTGCTCAGACAGTGCATGTCGCTCACTTATCTGCTTGGCTGACGTTCGTGCCGGCAACGAGATAGTTTTGAGGGAAAGCACTTTTAAGTCAGCACTCTCCAGTGGATCGAAGGGCAACCCAGAGAGTGCCTCCAAAACAGTTGGCAGGTCCCAAGAGGGAACTAAGTAGTCTTCATAAGCCCCTTCATAAACCCCCTTATTAGAGAATGTTTGCCCACAGGCGCATTCCCAGAACCCACATGACAGGCTGATATAGCGGCCAAATAATGGTGGAGAAAGCCTTAGCATTGTCCAATAAATCCAGCAGGACGTGTAACACATCCTGAACAGACCTCTGAAAAGAAATGACGGCCCTTTTGTTGCACCATTTTTCAAATACCCGCCAAATGTCTCCCACGTCAGGTGAACTACCTGGGAGTTCAGCCTCCATTCGCCATAGACAGGATTCCCTCTGGAGAGCAGATCCACCCTGCAGATCCAAAAAAACTACTCCAGGTGATTTATATGAACGTGACGGAGCCTTGGGGGCCAAGTTCCGTTCACAGCTCTCCATCCTGACAACGAAGCATCATTCCCAGGGGGACTTTAGTGAGCAAGGAGACATTCTGGGGAAACCCTCACCGTTCGATTGAGATGACGTTGTATGTCCAATTGTAGGGAGGAAATCCTGCATCCTTAACAGCCCATTAGGAGCGACTGAGATTACTGAGGCCATCAGCCCTGTCAGGTGGAGGCAGCGCAAGGTGCTGGTGGTTTTGCTGCTGAAGCCTGTAACCCTTAGTAATGGTTGTGATCACCCAGGGATGAACTGCACTTGCTCACAACTGACCTGGCAACCCAAaggtgaaagatggagcagctgTGCCCTCTTGATGCGACAGTTTGTCCTGCACTTCTCTGTATTACACACTTCACCCTCGGCTGAATTCCTGGCTGTGACAGTGgcatttttatagaaaaaacatttgaagcTCCAACTTGTcccggaggggggggggggtcccgACACCAACTGCTCCaccacgggggggggggggggttgcataCCCTAGGCCCTCGCTGTTGGTGATATCCAGCCCAGAGTGACCGCTTGACAGGCAACCTGTGGTTGAAAGACTTATCCTTGTATTGCATCATTTCCCTCATCCATGTGGCCATGAGCTGTTTGGAGGAGACCAGGCGAGACGGCAGGATTTTCCaatcacacacctcctcctttgTCATCCGGTGGTGCTTTTCTTAACAAAAAGAAGCTAATACAGCAAAAATCGGTGACTGCTGAACCGGTAGAATCTGGACATCAGGACAGCTGAAGAGCTCAAGTGATCTTCACAGGGAAGAAAGCGGCGCTTTAAAAGGGGGGCAGGCGGGCCCGTGCATTTCAAGATGATTGGTCCGTCTCCCAACAGACTTGGTGACATTGGAGCTTCTGTGATTGGCCACGCCAGAAGACACTACCCATAGTGTCATACCGAGTGAGGTTTGAAAGAGAACATTAAACTTTCATGACTAAATAATCAACAATCAAAGCTTGTAAAATCTCAGTATTATTCATTATCTAATTATGAATTAATAATAGAGAGCAGCTTAGCTATTTCAGTAGGagtgtggtttgatcagatttgactGACAGTCGTCCGGCAACCCCACAACTGTCACATTGTGATTCAAATATTCCTATTAAGTTGTGATGGCGCATGGAAGTAAGTGACTTTGTATGTTTCCAGCTTAGCCCAGTGAGGAGTACTGGAGCACCCTTtacttgtttttcctcttgattTTTCAGCTGCTGTTGAGAGGAATTGGTTTGAGTAATAACCATGCTACGTCCATAATTctatcttctctctctttcagagcATGATTCTGGAGCTGTCTTCAATTATGAAAAAGTAATTTGAAAATTACTTTTTCAGGCCAAGCTAGAGGCATATGGGAATTCCAAAGGGACCGATCGCAAAAAGCCAATCTCATCCTGTCTTGTTGTTCTCACAGTAGGTTTTTTcagtatgtacagtatcttGCATGGACAAGAACTTAAGTTCAAATATGTTAAACATGATATTCCATAAACAAAACACTCTTGATCATTTTTCTTCCTGTACTTTACAAATTATATCTCCAGCATCTGAATACTTTTGTAGTGATAGTTTGCAAAGTAACTGCTGTTTAGGGTTTGTGGGTAATAAAccacataaaataaatcaaatatgaatgAATCAGTCTCAAAGCATATTTGACTGCTCATAAAATGAGACCGAAAGCTTGTTGCAACGCAATTTGACTGAAgattgtcattgtcattatcTTATAAAGATGAGAGAACTCTCTAAAACAAGGTTCATGGCACAGAaagagctggagaaaaaaatggcTCTTCACTTTCACCATGCTGTTTTGACCGAGAGCAGCCTAATATTGTTTTTGCATATATCTGACAATTCtaagcttttattgtgaatgtttctttttttttttttaactattaaaTATGTTTCCCTCTTCAGCAGGACAAAACTGTTTGTCTGAGTGGTGTGTTGTTTAATCTAAAATGGCTCTAAGGAATCGAACAGTGGCTGCTTTCCCCTAGGTATTGCTGGGGCACAAGGACGTTATAGTTGACTAAAATGAaacttaaaaactaaaactaggtgtgaaaaagcattttagagaactgaaacaaaataaataaaacatacttTATGAGAAATGAACACTGAAACAAGACTGTGCACTCTCAAAACTAAAATTAAGAAATATCTACATACAGGAAATGTCTTCGATTTATTTTACTCTTCGTCACTGTTGTCACATTTGTAGATGATTTGTAGAAACATGATGACGCCTTGGTGCATGTTTGAGACAGGGATGTCTACATCAGTGGGAATGAAGTGCGTTTGTATATTATTACGCACAGGGCTCAGACATCAACGCGAGACACTCAAAGACAGATGAACAAAACTACGGTTTGGATTAGTAATACAAAGAACTTTGGCACGcggacaagacaagacaatctggcacaagacaaagggagacgcagactatttatacaccaggtaatggggaacaggtggaaccAATTAGGGCGGGGCGGACAATCACCAAGACGGGAAACACACGAGGGCAGGaagcctgaaacgagaggagagtttagggtttcaagacaagactagacacaagtgaacatagacaaattaacacacacaacaagacGTGACATACATCTACTATGATCTTTTTAAACCTGCCCCTGACAAATATCataataacaaaattaaaactaACGTTAGTTAACGGTTTTTATTACCAATAActgaaagtaaaaaataaactgaaacaagCAAACCCACACTGGAAGAGAACTACAATTAAACTGAAACTGGAAAATTAAAAGCGAATGAAAAGTAAAGACACGTGTAATGTCAAAGTTTTGGTTCAGTCTGACTGCTGGCAACTGTTTTCAGTGAATAATCTCACTGTGCAcaacctgctcagcagcaaacagcagacagacagtaagaGACTTGCTGGTGAACATAGAGGAGCGTTTAGCGGCTCGAGAACCAGATATTTCCCACAGGAGTTGGTggaaaccaaaaacagagccaaaagcaGAGTTAATATTTGACTTACATAATGTGTTACAAACAAGGCAAACTGAAACTAGGATCTGAATaatatttatgcatttaaataaaaaatgcctGATACCCTTGTTGTTGATTAAATCAAGACCTGGCCCTTATTATGGGATTTGTGGTTGTGGACACAAACACGGCTACAAATGCATGCTAATGTCGCTTTATTAGGCAACTATTTCAAACTTTTCAACCTCTAAAACTCTGCTTATCCTGGGTTAGGGTTAAGTGTGAGAGTTGCATTTTGGTCTGACGGATCTTCTGTTATGAGAATTAGGGTTAGAAAAAAGCCTGCCCCTAACCCTGGACACTGGAGTGGATTTTAAGAGGTTAAATCTAATCTTAATGTTGTGTGTGCAGCTTGTTCTGTTGCTCCCAAGTGACCAATAAGGTaaattaatgcagctttaaatgtttttgcaaaaacatccacaaaacacaaaagatgaTATGcaagtttctttatttcataaAGAGAAATGGTGTCTAGACAAAAAAGTCATGTATAGAACACTAGcaattgaaatgaatgaaaatgggGTTTGCACAATACCTTATTTACAATGGTTATTaagtcattttaattaattaggGTCATGTAgcatttaaaaattataaagGTAAGAACTCTTAGTAGAGAATAAGCAAATAACAGCTATTTCAAATTGACAATATTAACACAAAACAGTCATCtagaaaaattaaagaaaaaacaacaacttttaacTACAAGCTTAAGAGctataacattaaaaatgatgcaCCAAAATCTACTAATACAATAATCCATATAATCTGTGTAAAAAGCATGTAGAAAAACACCTGATGCAGTTTGCTGATACAGTCATTGACCAGTTATGAGAGGTATGAAGGATTTCACAGGTAGATAAGTGTGAGAAAGTTCGCACTGGTGACTCAGGGATGGGGGCAAAGCCCCTGCATACACTCACTTCACTTGAATGTGAACTATGGCCTCTGCAAGTTCTAAGGCAAATATCGGAGGTGCACTTATATCCATGTAATGTTGACCCATCCCAAAAGTTGGATTAAAGACAAGGTGAGGAAACTCATTCTTTGTCTCTTTACATGACACCAAGAACCAGTCCAATTGAAGCGAGCATCAATTTTACATGGCAAAAATTGATCAAACATGACATGATACCTATTTgtaaacattttccattttttatatttgactCAATGATCTCAGCCTGCGTGTTCAACCAGGataccagattttttttcaataaaattgAGCAATCTGTGAGAAAggcatggtttttttttttttttttcttttttttgttcgtATTCTTTTATAGAATAACCTTTGGAGTTTGAAAAGCCAGTGTTTGTttcagagaagcagcagcaaacaaaaaaaaaaaacaaaaacactaaatgagACAAATCCACAGCAAAAAGGTACGAGCATTCAATCACAGATTTACAGCGACAGCTAAATTGTTCACTTAAATTAACCTGCTGTAATAGCCAGAACCAAAGAAAGTGTTTGGTCTGCACGAGGGATTTTTCATATCTACGTATCAAATTCTTTAATTCATTTGAGGTGTTTTCTCTGCATAGAATTCATACGGTCACGTAACTTCAGAGCTACACTGCTTGTAGTGACAAACCAGCAAAgaagtatttgtgtttttggtttttacaaCCAGCAACTTCTGCTCTCAATAGTCTGATTTCCAGCAGCAGCGGGTAGCTGTtcttaacagcaaaaacacacgAGCTGGAAAACATAGTGGAACGTTTAGCAGTTAAAGAGCCTGATATGCCCCTCAGTCTTTGGTCTTTTCAAGACGCCAAAGAAGAGTTAAAAGatgagtgaatattggacttcacAGGGACACAAACtctaaatgaatgctgatgttgctctcAAAATGCTTGTTCTATGCATGAGTAAGCCAACTGTTTGCAAAGTTCTCTGTGATAATGTGTCATTGCTGTGTTGACAGCTtattctgctgcccccaagtggtaAAAATATCAATGAATGCTGCTTTTAAGTTATGCTAATAAATCATTTAAGGGATATTTCATTTGACTcaaagcaatttaaaaaaaaaaaaaatgcttggCACCCTAAGACACTCAGCTCAGTTCACTCAAATGACAGGAAACACATCTGACCTCTGCTTGGATCCAGCCATGCATCTACTTCTGCTTAATCCTCAATAGTTTTAGAGATCGTCTGAGATTTCTGCCACCGCCCCGACACAACAGCGGTGATATGGGTTTTGAATTCAGTGGAACTATTACAGCAATGTGATTATCTGGAGCAACACGACACTACTTCTGCGAAGAGATTTGTGttaaagatgtttttcagtTCTGTGAGTACCATAGAAAGAATCCCTCCATTGTATGTTAAAGAGCGTAGGCAGAAATCTCAAGAGACAGGTATCTCAAAGCCTGGAGAAACAGACCCAAAGTTATTTGCATGACTAGATGCCACAAGATAAGGTAAGAacgcattttttaaaaatgtatttatcttttaaaatttGAGTGAACTCACACATTCAGTGTTGGTGcatgcagaaacactcagagaACTTAGAGGTCTGGACAAAAAGCTTTTTCTGACCGGAGAGTGTCTGTTTCTTCGGCGCTACAGGGACCTAACGGGTGTTACGTTGCATCAACCTTCAATAACCGAAACTCTGCTACGCACAAACACCAATGTGATTactgtattatcattattattattaggacATGTGAGGGCTACAACACACAAAGTTCATTTTCtccaaacagaacaaaaaaaaaaacataaaatcaaagttGGGTGCTTTCCAATGCAACACCACACTTATTAAGatcaactgaaaataaaatgtgtgtatgtaaataaaaaaaaaaaaatgagttgCATAATGTTTGCAGAAAAAGAAGCTTCCATGATGCTGATGGTTCCACATTGGTTTATCTGGCTTGACCCTGGTAGATTTCCCACATGAGTAAAATACTGTTTTGCTTCAGTAAATATGAGAATAAGCACgaaaagaacacaaacagaaagcagGACCGAACAACTGCTACGTCGCACTCGTGCCGTGCCACAGCgtatgtactgtgtgtgaatgaatatatgtatgtgtgtgtgtgtgtgtgtgtgtgcatgtgtctgtgtactCTACAAAGTTGGGACCGGTCTTTTTCACAATCCAAAGACAGGTTTATGAAATACACTTACTCTGTTCGGCCGTTTAAACGAAACAACGTCTCAGCGGTGAGATTGTATGTTAACGTACATCTAAAATTTACATCATTTAAAGTCGGGGGGGACTTCAGAGTATTTCATCCAAACTTTAGAGCCCCAATCTCAGATTTATTTAGCCAGAACATACTCAcgtaactttatttattttttttttagaaatttagaTTCTGTAGCTTCAAAATAATCTTAAAGGGCATGAAACCGTGTCTTTCAGCCGGTCCTGCAtgatacacacattttaaaaaaatcagccaAGGTTCTGTGGGACAGTAGGAGGTGTCGCAGGATGACAGGATCCCAATTTGATCTGCTATACACGGCAACATGGGGCTTAATATTCATATTCTAAGATAAATAAGTATTTATTACAGCACTTTAGAATTTGGGGTTAAAATGTGGAGCCTTGAACAACAACATGCTTTTCTActtattattgctgttattctttttttttttttttatgtttaattacatttacattttaatggtttatttGCAATATTGTCTTGCTTTTAGTTAACCGTATTAGACTCCTTTAAAAGGTGCAATATACATCAAATTATTCTAAAGTTATTTAGCAAAGGTTATGGTGACGGTCTACGGCTTTAGAAATACATCATAACAAATGCCAATGGGATCTTGAATGAGATTTTCTTCCCCCTTAAACAGAACCCAAAAGTTCAGTCTTCAGCATGTAGATGGACACAGAGAGCTGAACCTGCCTTCGAACAGTCGGGGCTGTGTAAACACGTCGTGCTCTCGGCAGCACGGAAAGCAGAGGTCTAACCTGAGTTTTTGGGTTGTGTCCCGTTGGGAGGAAAACCTCAGGAAGGGTTTGCATTTCAATAGAAAGCACTGTTGTAGATACTCATTTGTCTTACAGTAAGGATAGCGTAAGTACTAGTAGGTAACACTGAGGTAAAGAAGCGAGTGGAACAGAGGCTAGAGACATAAACGTCAGCTCCACGTTAAGTTAAACAGGGAGCACCATTTTGGATTGGGGCTTTAAAGAACCATGTATAAAGCATCACATTCCAATTGAATTCAACCTTTGCACTAGAGTAGGGCCCTGCTTGTGCAGAAAGCCGGCCTCCACTGCAAGTTGACATAATTCAGCTTATACATCGAAAGTTAAAACAGAGAATTTTAAAAGCAGACTGCTTCCAGAGAGAACTTACGAGGCAAAGAGAGAAGCTAGACAAACTAACTAGGCTTATAGCTATAGGCATGCATGCACATCACAAAGCAGGATgttcaaacaaatgcacaattaGGGCAAACGTGTTTCTATCTTATATGATTGTTACTTAATCATTTGGACAACATATACACTGTTTTCACGTCAAATGAAATCTGAATTAGCTTATTCAATTTctaaagaaatacaaatataagGTGTGAGAAATCTTATACTAAAACGTTAGCTTCCTTTTGTGTTCAGGTTTCGGTTACGTCTTCTtcataaagatgtttttaattgtATATTTCTCTCATCAAATCAAGATGTTTCCTCTTGAAGTGCCAATTTAAGTGCTCCAGTCTTTAGACTTTTAAGGGGTCTAAGACAAAGACCCTCATTGAAGTGCTATAAATGGCTCTGAGCACACGGGGCCGGAAACAAAGTGCCTGAATGAATTCTTTCTTTATCTTAATCTTTATCAATTTGCAAATCTTTGTTCAATTCAGAAACGGTTTGAAAAATACTGAAGTGTCTTGTTACTTAGATGTCGGctgcgctttttttttttttttttctttctcgctctctcatCAAACATCGAATGGCAACACTTAAGAAACCCAAAGCACATCTGCAAGAGTGTACACAAATAGCATCTTTAAATACGGATGAGAAATAAGATTTCCTccaaaaagaatgaaaaaaaaaaaatttttttaaaaacacaaggcagaactctttttttttttttcacatttaaagagGAGTCAAAGTTGGAGAAGCTGGCCTGAGCCACGCGTTCAAAATACGTCTTGAAAGTCTAACTTTTATACATGCGTGGGGCTCAAAattctacgtgtgtgtgtgtgtgtgttgatgtctgTATGTGCTGCACGTGTGTGTCTACAAGTGTGTCGAGCTGATTTCCTGAGTATAAGAACACCCGCCATGATGGGGAGCATTCATTAGGCAGGACAGGAAACAGCAAAGCAAAGATTTTTCCCTTAGCAAAGGTGCTTGATATAACCCCCGGTGAAAAAGAAACATCTAAGCCTCTACCTGTACAAAATCACTGTTACAGTCATCATGCTCCATACTATATACATTTCTGCCAAACTAGCACTTGAAAGTCACCGTTACAACATCCAAATACAATGGTATTGCTGatgagtgaaaaataaaaacagccatttaaCCGCTtgcaaaaacctttttttcctttcaattCAGTGCTGAGGAAGGCAAAGGAGGAATGTTTTCGGTTACAGCCTGTACAAAGTTCTCCTGTACAGAAATACAAATGCAAGACGCTTGAAGACATTTTTGCATATGAACATTTTACAGCCTGACTGCATCATAACTTCCTCGCGTACAGGAGCTGTATTCTCATTTTTCATGAATTAGGTTGAACAttcagaggattttttttttttttcttcctgagTTTGAATTACTGTGACGAAAAGGGCCACTGAGATATAGTGAGAGAAGAACCACAGACGGACAAGAG
Above is a genomic segment from Pempheris klunzingeri isolate RE-2024b chromosome 18, fPemKlu1.hap1, whole genome shotgun sequence containing:
- the gja10b gene encoding gap junction alpha-10 protein produces the protein MGDWNLLGSILEEVHIHSTIVGKIWLTILFIFRMLVLGVAAEDVWDDEQSEFVCNTEQPGCKNVCYDQAFPISLIRYWVLQIIFVSSPSLVYMGHALYRLRTLEKERHRKKACLKAELEGTDAVQEEHKRIERELRKLDEQKKVRKAPLRGSLLRTYVFHILTRSVVEVGFIIGQCALYGIGLSPLYKCERLPCPNSVDCFVSRPTEKNIFMVFMLVIAGVSLFLNLLEIFHLGVKKIKQSLYGYKYGDDDSVYRSKKNSMVQQVCVLTNSSPQRLMQLTQMTCSVVPDAHGEALPLNLPPTTQNQMASNSYNRPSAQAYLPDIQGLQQRYTLDRKPSCSSNDTNGPHGSGQLQYAGPRPTLTAGHMEIPAALRNPQRKQSRVSGCKELSDMSDSSQSDHYPTTRKCSFMSRGLSEGMLATPSDSCDSQGATDLEAQHLNKGESPVVTPPTSGRRMSMSMILELSSIMKK